The nucleotide window TTAAGTAGCCTGCATTTTTCAGACCGGCGTCCGCCTGCATGTTTCGGCCTGCCAGGCGTCACACAGTTCACACCCTCATAAAAAAGCCCCGCAAGTTGCGGGGCCGTTTTCGTATAGTCATTACGACTTGCGTAAACGTTGTTTTTGCAAGGGCTTATTTCTTAGCTTCGGCGAGGAACTTGTAGCACACGCCGCCAATTACGCCACCGAGAATCGGGGCCACCCAGAAGAGCCAGAGCTGCTTGATGGCGGCGCCGCCCACGAACACGGCCATGGCGGTAGAGCGGGCCGGATTCACGGAGGTGTTGGTTACCGGGATGGAGATGAGGTGGATGAGCGTGAGGCAGAGGCCGATGGCAATGGGGGCAAAGCCAGCGGGAGCGCGGCCGTCGGTGGCGCCCATGATTACGAACAGGAAGATGGCCGTGAGCACGGTTTCAATGAGGAATGCAGAAAGCATGCCGGAGGTCTTGCCGCCGAAGGCGTTCAGGCCGTTGGTGAGGGAATCGGACCAGCCGTTGGTAGCAAATGCGCCGATGCCTGCGTTGGCAAGGTCGGGGCAGGCGATTACGTAGAGGAGCGCTGCGGCAATGATACCGCCAATGACCTGTGCCACGATGTAGGCCGGAGCTTCCTTAGCGGGGAAGCGGCCGCCGGCAACCTGACCGAGTGTGACGGCCGGGTTCAGGTGGCAACCCGAAATGTGGCCGATGGCGTATGCCATGGTGAGCACCGTAAGGCCAAACGCGAGGGACACGCCCACGTAGCCGATACCGGTGGTCGGGACGCCGCAAGCGAGCACGGCCGCACCGCAGCCGCCAAACACAAGCCAGAAGGTGCCGATAGCTTCGGCAATAGCACGAGTACTAAGTTTCATAAACATCTCCATAGGTTAGGGTTGAATTCGCGCTGCAATTTAGCAAAAAATAGTCCGGTTGAACCGGACTACTTTGAAAGGGTAGATGCTCGCCTTCGCGAGCATGACATGCTACGTCATTGCGAGGAGCGTTGCGACGTGGCAATCCACGATTACTTCTTGTCGGCACCCTTAGGCATCTGCACGGAAATATGAATATCCTGCAGCTGCTGGAGGTCCACTTCGCTGGGGCACTGGTCCATCGGGCTAGAAGCGCTGGTGTTCTTCGGGAACGCGATGAAGTCACGGATAGATTCTTCACCTTCCATGGTAGCGACAACGCGATCCAAGCCGAAGGCCAAGCCACCATGCGGAGGAGCGCCGTACTTGAAGGCGTCGACGAAGAAGCCGAACTTTTCCTTCACCTGTTCTTCGGAGAGACCCAGCAGGCGGAACACCTTCTCCTGGACTTCCGGGTTGTGAATACGGATAGAGCCGCCACCGATTTCCACGCCGTTCAGAACAAGGTCGTAGGCTTCGGCGTTGCAATCCTTGAGGTTGCCACCCAGCATCATGTCCAGGTGTTCCGGAAGCGGGTTGGTGAACGGGTGGTGCATGGCCATGTAGCGGCCTTCGGTGTCGCTGTATTCGAACATCGGGAATTCGGTAATCCACACAAAT belongs to Fibrobacter sp. and includes:
- the aqpZ gene encoding aquaporin Z, which translates into the protein MKLSTRAIAEAIGTFWLVFGGCGAAVLACGVPTTGIGYVGVSLAFGLTVLTMAYAIGHISGCHLNPAVTLGQVAGGRFPAKEAPAYIVAQVIGGIIAAALLYVIACPDLANAGIGAFATNGWSDSLTNGLNAFGGKTSGMLSAFLIETVLTAIFLFVIMGATDGRAPAGFAPIAIGLCLTLIHLISIPVTNTSVNPARSTAMAVFVGGAAIKQLWLFWVAPILGGVIGGVCYKFLAEAKK